A stretch of the Papaver somniferum cultivar HN1 chromosome 6, ASM357369v1, whole genome shotgun sequence genome encodes the following:
- the LOC113290785 gene encoding uncharacterized protein LOC113290785 — MTLLIPGCKSPGQDIDVFLRPLVNTLKKLWHQGVQDFDSLKREYFNLKETLMFGIHDLPAQGVLSGCTTHVYCECVCCAEETRSTHLGYGNKIVYTNYRIFLKSRNPFRDETLLGLETREHKSAPLRLTGAQSLEKLADVQYEPGKLVVRKTGKRKRYQSDEEEGDSELVTGAFFKKCILWELESYCALTIRNCVDVMHMEKNVMVHIIYTIFDKDNKAIVAWNNRDKLKENKLHSGEWKEKKTEKGVEMLQHAFPGEKDVRTTLQQVSMYFRILCSKVVSREYLNQAKWMIAEAMCVLKKYFLARFFDISVHNMVHLADEALVCGPAMKECKNILNNNRYIEGSITKSTEMDDCVRFGMEHMKNADEFTKKIWSPSYRMNMNSAMWVLCLMKSQFRDYCENCEADGVAIKQVEMQTKFLSWLYKKYADVLILFSLSYLRSEDKMDTYLWCYVRGPVSRKEYKRYCVNGFSFCSQANPEKAKTRDSGVTVVASTTFRSSKRDKRPVTNLTRWYGVIRQILELNYGTFKETVFYYNWVKVENGAKICQDSDFPLVNLSRLKSHTNISDEPVILAEEAAQVFYSRDVKHPDWWVYIHTPRGMTAYVDKAEIPGRDSFQDILEEEPHLRKLMEKKRLPRSKK; from the exons ATGACTCTGTTGATACCTGGGTGTAAGTCACCGGGTCAAGACATTGATGTTTTTTTGCGGCCGCTGGTTAACACGCTAAAAAAACTTTGGCATCAAGGTGTACAAGATTTTGATTCTTTGAAAAGGGAGTATTTTAATCTGAAAGAAACTCTGATGTTTGGTATTCATGACTTGCCTGCTCAAGGTGTTTTAAGTGGATGTACCACTCATGTCTATTGTGAGTGTGTTTGTTGCGCAGAAGAAACTAGAAGTACTCATCTAGGTTACGGCAACAAGATTGTGTACACTAACTATCGTATATTCCTTAAGTCAAGGAACCCATTTAGGGATGAGACTCTTTTGGGATTAGAGACACGGGAGCATAAAAGTGCACCGCTGAGACTAACAGGAGCGCAGTCGCTTGAGAAGTTGGCCGATGTTCAATACGAACCTGGTAAGTTAGTGGTCCGCAAGACAGGTAAACGAAAGAGATATCAGTCTGATGAAGAGGAAGGCGATTCTGAGCTTGTCACAGGTGCTTTCTTCAAGAAGTGTATTCTTTGGGAACTGGAGTCGTATTGTGCCTTGACTATAAGGAATTGTGTCGACGTGATGCACATGGAAAAGAACGTCATGGTACATATTATCTACACTATCTTTGATAAGGATAATAAGGCTATTGTTGCATGGAATAATCGTGACAAATTGAAGGAGAATAAACTACATTCTGGAGAGTGgaaagagaagaaaacagagaaaggAGTAGAGATG CTTCAACATGCCTTTCCAGGAGAGAAAGACGTGCGTACTACGCTTCAACAAGTCAgtatgtattttagaattttgTGCTCAAAGGTGGTTAGCAGAGAGTATCTTAACCAGGCTAAGTGGATGATTGCAGAGGCCATGTGTGTGCTCAAAAAGTATTTTCTGGCTAGATTTTTTGATATAAGCGTGCACAACATGGTTCATTTGGCTGATGAGGCCTTAGTTTGTGGACCT GCAATGAAGGAGTGCAAAAACATCCTAAATAACAACAGATACATTGAAGGGTCAATTACAAAGTCGACTGAAATGGATGACTGTGTTAGATTTGGCATGGAGCACATGAAAAATGCTGATGAGTTCACAAAGAAAATTTGGAGCCCTTCTTATAGGATGAACATGAATTCAGCGATGTGGGTTCTGTGCTTGATGAAAAGCCAGTTCAG GGATTATTGCGAGAATTGTGAAGCCGATGGGGTTGCAATTAAGCAAGTCGAGATGCAAACCAAGTTCCTTAGTTGGCTGTATAAAAAG TATGCTGATGTGTTGATTTTATTTTCGCTTTCATATCTTAGATCAGAAGACAAAATGGATACATATTTGTGGTGTTACGTTAGAGGTCCAGTGTCTCGAAAAGAGTATAAAAGATACTGTGTGAATGGATTTAGTTTTTGTTCCCAAGCAAACCCGGAAAAGGCTAAGACCCGAGACAGTGGTGTCACCGTGGTTGCCTCAACCACTTTTAGGAGCTCGAAAAGGGACAAAAGACCTGTTACTAACCTAACCCGGTGGTATGGGGTGATCAGACAAATACTAGAGTTGAACTATGGTACATTTAAAGAAACTGTCTTCTACTATAATTGGGTGAAGGTAGAGAATGGAGCAAAGATATGTCAGGATTCAGATTTTCCTTTGGTAAATCTTTCAAGAttgaaaagtcataccaatatttCAGACGAGCCTGTGATTCTCGCTGAAGAGGCTGCCCAAGTTTTCTACTCCAGAGACGTGAAACATCCAGATTGGTGGGTTTATATTCATACGCCGAGAGGAATGACTGCATATGTGGACAAAGCAGAGATACCAGGTCGCGACAGTTTTCAAGATATTTTAGAAGAGGAACCACATCTACGTAAATTGATGGAGAAAAAGCGTCTACCtagatcaaagaaatga